One region of Culex pipiens pallens isolate TS chromosome 2, TS_CPP_V2, whole genome shotgun sequence genomic DNA includes:
- the LOC120420857 gene encoding uncharacterized protein LOC120420857 — protein MADENPDFTETPCSTCNTVSTEDELMVGCDSCKLWFHARCVNLNPADKKSGKKWYCPDKDCQKKKKTKKSVEVPLPVPPELQEKLNALEETRKRAVAEQEMTRVLKEKEFELAAYLEERQMKIDEELREKEATRAEKLRERDFKRREADLAAEMVKKEEHLKRIQQLETTFRDKSASIDKLLKNSSTPLRNPEVKPLTEGNVAKHDGREDPEDNSAKPGANPGTPGSNPGSTKSSKKPESSSDSSSASSVSTDANGDEKSGKAAKSTKVDVSKPDGLGQHGLGPTKAQRAARQGLTRKLPDFHGKPEEWPLFFAAYQASNEACGYTDVENLVRLQDCLKGRALEEVRGQLILPKSVPRVIAKLRQIYGRPEVLLQSHLQRVRKLEPPRADKLGSFIPFGNAVEQLCEHIEAAELTAHLVNPILIQELVDKLPDGEKRSWVHYKRKKREVNLRTLTNFLSKIVEDACEATVNLDYKPDVRAASGSSGRSRNKEKAALFNHSVAEESTERREQKQQRPCKACQRTDHRLWNCEDFKKLPYEDRVKMATKWKLCQRCLNDHGGQCKLKLRCNVGECREPHNALLHPETRAVGMNAHITSTSPVLFRMLPIKVYCGERSMIVLAFLDEGSSLTLIESGLADRLGLLGTKEKLTIKWTANITRVEQHSRRTNIWASAINGTNGEKLLLQSVRTVDKLMLPRQTLNAAEVSSHYDHLRGLPMDSYDGRPGMLIGLNNIHSFAPLETKVGTIVDPVAVRCKLGWTVYGPRDAETAGASCFLGCHQEVTNEELHDLLKSHYSLEEAVVTVQRESVEDQRARKIMEETTRRVGDRFETGLLWKTDDVKFPNSYPMAVKRMKQLEKKLERSPELYDNVKKQILDYQAKGYAHEATAEELNETDNNKAFYLPLNVVVNPKKPGKVRLVWDAAATIGGVSLNSMLVKGPDLLVPLVSVICGFRERRVAFGGDIREMYHQLKIISGDKQAQRFLFRDNINEEPKVYVMDVATFGSKSSPASAQYVKNRNAEEHAGQYPDAVAAIINRHYVDDYFDSVDTVEEAVKRAKQVSHVHKQGGFEIRNWVSNSPEVLTALGEEKPMSPVLLNQDKQTPSERVLGVRWDPEMDEFAFAVMHREELMKYLKEGKRPTKRIVLSCVMGFFDPLGLLSPFTIHGKIIIQHLWRTGCRWDQAIDDEAWILWKRWTALLPEVEALRFPRSYFGDAMSTSVESLELHIFSDASELAYGCAAYLRAVIDGQVHCSLVMARSKVAPLKRQSIPRLELMAACMGARMSQQILGTHTLQIDRTVFWTDSRTVLAWLRADPYKYKQFVAFRVGEILELTRLDDWRWVPSKKNIADVLTKWGPGPPLQNDSEWRNGPAILFEQDDLDSPPEQIEETNEEARGVVLFHGTVNVEAVSTWTKLVRVTATAVRFIENCRRKKDGRPVLTAKATSRLAKLVKAQHETDVQPLQQDELQKAERILWKQAQFESFPDEMSVLTKNLQLKQGELLEKIERSSPLYKLLPVLDEDGVLRVRGRLEKNASIPFDKRFPIILGRKHAVTKKIIQHYHEKYGHANRETVFNELRQKFWIPNARAAILEVVKECVWCKVNRCVPFVPTMAPLPVERTAATMRPFSAVGVDYLGPVEVTVGRRREKRWIAVFTCLAVRAVHLEVVHSLTTQSCLMALRRFACKRGVPEKVFSDNATCFRGADAAMTKAINKECAEQMTSATTAWSFIPPGTPHMGGAWERMVRSVKEALRALDDGRKLTDEILSTSLAEAEDMINTRPLTYVPQESAEEEAITPNHFLRGTVTSADLKLDETVDTAAALRDVYKRSQQLAGKMWERWSKEYLPSLNRRPKWFEDRKPLEAGDLVFVVDGKNRKSWVRGRVVEVFRGADGRVRQANVRTADGKVNKRAVVNLAVLEIKDGKSDEPEGPTDLTGWGVATAGMGTLADGATPAV, from the coding sequence ATGGCTGACGAAAATCCGGACTTCACCGAGACTCCCTGCTCAACCTGCAACACGGTGTCGACCGAGGATGAGCTGATGGTTGGCTGCGATAGCTGCAAACTGTGGTTCCACGCTCGGTGCGTCAACCTCAATCCGGCTGACAAGAAGTCGGGGAAGAAGTGGTATTGTCCGGACAAGGACtgccaaaagaagaaaaagactAAGAAGTCCGTTGAGGTACCGCTCCCAGTACCCCCCGAGTTGCAAGAGAAGCTGAACGCTTTGGAAGAAACTCGGAAGCGTGCGGTAGCGGAACAGGAGATGACGCGAGTCCTGAAGGAGAAGGAGTTTGAACTGGCTGCTTATCTTGAGGAGCGTCAGATGAAGATCGACGAAGAGCTCCGCGAGAAGGAGGCCACAAGGGCCGAGAAACTTCGCGAGAGGGATTTCAAGCGGCGCGAGGCCGATCTAGCGGCGGAGATGGTGAAGAAGGAGGAGCACCTGAAGCGGATTCAACAGCTGGAAACTACGTTCCGGGACAAGAGCGCCTCCATCGACAAGCTGCTGAAAAACAGTAGCACTCCGCTAAGAAACCCCGAAGTCAAACCGCTGACTGAAGGAAACGTCGCTAAACACGACGGCCGCGAAGATCCTGAGGACAATTCGGCGAAACCAGGGGCCAATCCGGGAACTCCTGGAAGCAATCCGGGTTCTACGAAGTCGTCTAAGAAACCGGAGTCCTCGTCGGATAGTTCGTCGGCGTCCAGCGTCTCGACCGACGCAAACGGTGACGAAAAGAGCGGAAAAGCGGCGAAGTCGACCAAAGTTGATGTGTCCAAGCCAGACGGGCTGGGGCAGCACGGGTTGGGTCCAACGAAGGCCCAGCGAGCTGCACGACAAGGGCTGACAAGGAAGCTGCCAGACTTCCACGGCAAGCCAGAAGAGTGGCCATTGTTCTTCGCGGCCTACCAAGCGTCGAACGAAGCCTGCGGGTACACGGACGTGGAGAATCTCGTGCGCCTACAAGACTGCCTAAAAGGCAGAGCGCTCGAGGAGGTGCGTGGCCAGCTCATTCTGCCCAAGTCGGTTCCGCGTGTGATCGCCAAGCTTCGCCAGATCTATGGTCGCCCAGAAGTGTTGCTGCAAAGCCATCTGCAACGAGTGCGCAAGCTGGAACCGCCGAGAGCGGACAAGCTGGGATCGTTCATCCCGTTCGGCAACGCTGTGGAACAATTATGCGAGCACATCGAGGCCGCAGAACTAACGGCACATCTGGTCAATCCGATCTTGATCCAGGAACTCGTCGACAAGCTTCCGGACGGGGAGAAGAGAAGTTGGGTGCACTACAAGCGCAAGAAGCGCGAGGTGAATCTGCGTACGCTCACCAACTTTCTCTCGAAGATCGTCGAGGACGCGTGCGAGGCGACGGTCAACCTAGACTACAAACCGGACGTCAGAGCAGCGTCGGGATCGAGCGGCCGAAGCCGAAACAAAGAGAAAGCCGCACTGTTTAACCATAGCGTTGCAGAGGAATCTACAGAGCGGCGAGAGCAGAAACAGCAAAGGCCGTGCAAGGCGTGCCAGCGCACGGACCATCGGTTGTGGAACTGCGAGGACTTCAAGAAGCTGCCCTACGAAGATCGAGTGAAGATGGCGACGAAGTGGAAGCTTTGCCAACGCTGCCTGAATGACCACGGCGGCCAATGCAAGCTCAAACTTCGCTGCAACGTCGGAGAGTGTCGCGAGCCGCACAATGCTCTGCTTCATCCGGAGACGAGGGCAGTCGGCATGAATGCACACATTACGTCCACGAGTCCCGTGCTGTTCCGGATGCTCCCGATAAAAGTCTACTGTGGTGAGAGATCAATGATCGTGCTCGCTTTCCTCGACGAAGGTTCGTCCCTCACCCTGATCGAAAGTGGTCTAGCCGACCGTTTGGGGCTGTTGGGGACGAAGGAGAAGCTCACCATCAAGTGGACGGCCAACATCACGCGAGTGGAACAACATTCGAGGCGGACAAATATTTGGGCGTCGGCGATCAACGGGACTAATGGCGAGAAGCTGCTGCTGCAATCTGTCCGCACGGTGGACAAGCTGATGTTGCCACGCCAAACACTAAATGCTGCTGAGGTTTCGTCACACTACGATCATTTGCGCGGGCTTCCGATGGATTCATACGACGGTCGGCCAGGAATGCTAATCGGTTTGAATAACATTCATTCGTTCGCACCGCTGGAAACGAAGGTCGGCACGATTGTCGATCCGGTGGCAGTCCGGTGCAAGCTCGGCTGGACGGTCTACGGACCGCGGGATGCAGAGACGGCGGGCGCGAGCTGTTTCCTCGGATGCCACCAAGAAGTGACGAACGAGGAGCTGCACGATCTACTCAAAAGCCACTATTCGCTGGAAGAAGCGGTGGTGACTGTGCAGCGGGAGTCGGTCGAGGATCAGCGCGCGAGGAAGATCATGGAAGAAACTACACGTCGCGTGGGTGACCGCTTCGAGACCGGACTGCTGTGGAAGACCGACGACGTCAAGTTCCCGAACAGCTACCCGATGGCCGTGAAGCGGATGAAGCAGCTGGAGAAGAAACTTGAGCGTTCGCCGGAACTGTACGACAACGTCAAGAAGCAGATTCTGGACTACCAGGCCAAGGGATACGCGCACGAAGCCACCGCGGAGGAACTGAACGAAACGGATAACAACAAAGCGTTCTACTTGCCGCTCAACGTGGTGGTGAACCCGAAGAAGCCGGGGAAAGTTCGGCTGGTTTGGGATGCGGCGGCGACGATTGGTGGAGTCTCTCTCAACTCGATGCTGGTGAAGGGACCAGATCTGCTCGTGCCACTGGTGTCGGTGATCTGTGGGTTCCGCGAACGACGGGTTGCTTTCGGCGGGGACATCCGCGAGATGTACCACCAGCTGAAGATTATCTCCGGGGACAAGCAAGCTCAACGCTTCCTATTCCGGGACAACATCAACGAAGAGCCGAAAGTGTACGTGATGGACGTCGCTACATTCGGGTCGAAGAGTTCGCCGGCGTCGGCGCAGTACGTCAAGAACCGCAATGCGGAAGAGCATGCCGGTCAGTACCCGGACGCCGTGGCTGCGATCATCAATCGGCACTACGTCGATGACTATTTCGACAGCGTCGACACCGTCGAGGAAGCTGTCAAGCGGGCGAAGCAGGTGAGCCACGTCCACAAACAAGGTGGTTTCGAGATCCGCAACTGGGTGTCCAACTCGCCGGAAGTGCTGACTGCTCTGGGCGAAGAGAAACCGATGAGTCCGGTGTTGCTGAACCAGGACAAGCAAACACCCAGCGAGCGCGTACTCGGCGTGCGGTGGGACCCGGAGATGGACGAATTCGCCTTCGCCGTGATGCACCGCGAAGAACTGATGAAGTACCTGAAAGAGGGGAAAAGGCCAACCAAACGGATTGTACTGAGCTGCGTAATGGGATTTTTCGATCCGCTCGGCCTGCTGTCGCCGTTCACAATCCACGGGAAGATCATCATCCAACATTTGTGGCGGACCGGCTGCAGATGGGACCAAGCCATCGACGACGAAGCCTGGATTCTGTGGAAGCGGTGGACGGCACTGCTGCCGGAAGTCGAAGCGCTTCGGTTTCCCCGGAGCTACTTCGGCGATGCGATGTCCACGTCGGTCGAGAGTCTCGAGCTGCACATCTTCAGCGACGCGAGCGAGCTGGCCTACGGTTGTGCGGCGTACCTACGCGCGGTCATTGACGGCCAAGTTCACTGCAGTCTCGTCATGGCGCGATCGAAGGTGGCACCGCTGAAACGACAATCAATTCCACGACTGGAGTTGATGGCGGCGTGCATGGGAGCGCGCATGAGCCAGCAGATCCTCGGAACTCACACGCTGCAGATCGACCGTACCGTTTTCTGGACCGACTCGAGGACCGTCCTTGCGTGGCTGCGCGCAGATCCCTACAAGTACAAGCAGTTCGTCGCCTTTCGGGTCGGGGAGATTCTGGAGCTGACGAGACTGGACGATTGGAGATGGGTGCCTTCCAAGAAGAACATCGCGGACGTTCTCACGAAGTGGGGACCTGGACCGCCACTGCAGAACGATTCGGAATGGCGGAACGGTCCGGCGATACTGTTCGAGCAGGATGACCTCGACTCACCGCCTGAGCAGATCGAGGAGACGAACGAAGAAGCACGAGGCGTGGTACTGTTCCACGGGACAGTCAACGTAGAAGCGGTCTCGACGTGGACAAAGCTGGTGAGGGTGACTGCAACGGCGGTACGCTTCATCGAAAATTGTCGTCGCAAAAAGGACGGCCGTCCAGTACTGACTGCAAAGGCCACGAGTCGCCTAGCCAAGCTGGTCAAAGCGCAGCACGAGACGGATGTCCAACCGCTGCAACAAGACGAGCTGCAAAAGGCCGAGAGGATTCTGTGGAAGCAAGCGCAGTTCGAGAGCTTCCCTGATGAGATGAGCGTGCTGACAAAGAACCTACAGCTGAAACAGGGtgagttgctggagaagatcgAGCGGTCGAGTCCGCTCTATAAGCTGCTGCCGGTGCTCGACGAGGATGGGGTTCTGCGCGTTCGTGGGAGGCTGGAGAAGAACGCATCGATCCCGTTCGACAAGCGATTCCCGATCATTCTGGGTCGAAAACACGCCGTCACCAAGAAGATCATCCAGCACTACCACGAGAAGTACGGTCACGCGAATCGGGAGACCGTGTTCAACGAGCTGCGTCAGAAGTTCTGGATTCCGAACGCACGGGCCGCGATCCTGGAGGTGGTCAAGGAGTGTGTGTGGTGCAAGGTGAACCGTTGTGTGCCGTTCGTCCCAACAATGGCGCCGCTTCCGGTCGAACGCACTGCAGCAACCATGCGACCGTTCAGCGCGGTGGGCGTCGATTACCTAGGACCAGTCGAAGTCACGGTGGGCCGCCGCAGAGAAAAGCGCTGGATCGCCGTCTTCACGTGCTTAGCGGTCAGGGCGGTGCATCTTGAAGTGGTCCATAGCCTCACCACGCAATCGTGCCTGATGGCCCTCCGGAGGTTCGCGTGCAAGCGAGGCGTTCCCGAGAAAGTGTTCTCCGACAATGCTACGTGCTTTCGGGGAGCGGACGCGGCGATGACGAAGGCGATCAACAAGGAGTGCGCGGAGCAGATGACGTCGGCGACCACTGCATGGTCCTTTATCCCACCTGGGACGCCCCACATGGGCGGGGCCTGGGAACGGATGGTGCGATCGGTGAAGGAGGCGTTGCGCGCACTCGACGACGGACGAAAGCTGACCGACGAAATTCTCTCCACATCTTTGGCGGAGGCCGAAGACATGATCAACACTCGGCCGTTGACGTACGTCCCTCAAGAGTCCGCTGAAGAAGAAGCCATCACGCCAAACCATTTCCTGCGCGGGACGGTAACGAGCGCGGACCTCAAGCTGGACGAGACGGTGGACACCGCTGCAGCACTACGAGACGTGTACAAGCGAAGCCAGCAGCTGGCGGGCAAGATGTGGGAGCGGTGGTCGAAGGAGTACCTGCCCTCGCTGAACCGGCGTCCAAAGTGGTTCGAGGATCGCAAGCCCCTCGAAGCGGGTGACCTGGTGTTCGTGGTCGACGGCAAGAACCGGAAGAGCTGGGTACGAGGTCGAGTGGTGGAGGTGTTCAGAGGGGCGGACGGACGTGTGCGGCAAGCTAACGTAAGGACAGCCGACGGGAAGGTCAACAAGAGAGCAGTGGTGAATTTAGCGGTGTTGGAGATCAAAGATGGTAAGTCCGACGAGCCGGAAGGCCCGACGGATCTTACGGGCTGGGGTGTTGCCACCGCTGGGATGGGCACACTGGCCGACGGTGCAACGCCGGCGGTGTAA